In Campylobacter mucosalis, a single window of DNA contains:
- the thrB gene encoding homoserine kinase: MNIIVPATSANLGPGFDALGLSISLFNRVSIEYSKFSSISINGEGSQNAFLKKNNLFVGIFNEIFTELTGKKETFRIVFDNQIPFSRGLGSSSAVIISAIASAYHMAGFKAQKNVILNKALIYENHPDNISPAVFGGFVSAVVQNGSVFFNKFILPDDIKAVAVIPDVPMSTNSSRSVLPKSYTIKECVNNLSHSSFLTACFASKNYDMLKTAAVDMMHEQRRMQTLPELFEVRKFAYENGALMSTLSGSGSTFLNIAYKDEAANLAKKLATKFDKFRVEIFDFDNDGFVIMQS, translated from the coding sequence TTGAATATAATAGTCCCAGCTACCAGTGCAAATTTAGGACCTGGTTTTGACGCTCTTGGTCTTAGTATATCGCTTTTTAATAGAGTTAGTATTGAGTATTCAAAATTTAGCTCCATATCGATTAACGGCGAGGGTAGTCAAAACGCATTTTTGAAAAAAAATAACCTTTTTGTGGGCATATTTAATGAAATTTTTACAGAGCTTACTGGCAAAAAAGAGACATTCCGCATTGTTTTTGATAACCAAATTCCATTTTCCAGAGGGCTTGGTAGCTCATCAGCAGTTATCATCTCTGCGATAGCTAGTGCATATCATATGGCTGGATTTAAGGCTCAAAAGAACGTTATTTTAAATAAAGCCCTAATATATGAAAACCACCCTGATAATATCTCTCCTGCTGTATTTGGCGGATTTGTTAGTGCGGTTGTGCAAAATGGATCGGTTTTTTTTAATAAATTTATACTTCCTGATGATATAAAGGCGGTAGCTGTCATACCTGATGTACCGATGAGCACAAATAGCTCAAGAAGCGTTTTGCCAAAGAGCTACACCATAAAAGAGTGTGTAAATAACCTGTCGCATTCATCATTTTTAACAGCTTGTTTTGCTAGTAAAAACTACGATATGTTAAAGACAGCTGCCGTTGATATGATGCACGAGCAAAGGCGTATGCAGACACTTCCTGAGCTTTTTGAAGTAAGAAAATTTGCGTATGAAAATGGTGCTTTAATGAGCACACTTTCTGGTTCAGGCTCTACATTTTTAAATATAGCATACAAAGATGAAGCGGCTAATTTAGCCAAAAAATTAGCTACCAAATTTGATAAATTTAGAGTTGAAATTTTTGATTTTGACAACGACGGATTTGTCATAATGCAAAGCTAA
- the bamA gene encoding outer membrane protein assembly factor BamA — protein MKKSLFLLFTSLCLANAQQIQSINFKGLIHLSPDVAREISGLQIGSTLTGENSDRAILNLYKQGYFDDVYISSDEAGNVTINLKEKPSIARLDLKGVVTNDKTAIESLIHIKPGNMYDELSIEKTKDRIRQYYESKGYYDTVIDVEKTPVAENDSALFVTLNINRGENMIIDRVNLIGATKFGYSDVEPIVANKSREFMGWMWGRNDGKVKLYELESDPFRIQDKYFQKGYLDATVSAPYLNASFNNYKAELTYYIKEGEPYSVSSVSINAPEFLDLNKDEILDDFKLEAGDTMNSEHLRRDMKKLDDLVANKGYAFVKVYPKTDKFDDNHTVNIEYEIDPGEQVYIRDVKISGNERTVDRVIRREMYITEGNLYNRTDLQDSIDALKRTSYFDEVDIKEERVDKNTVDLVIDVKEASTGSISGGIGYGSSDGLLLNASLSDTNIFGSGLKGTISVDKSDNELSGQISLTNPRIFDSKYSLGGSIYANNYNWDNYKEKSYGFSTTLGRKITRNLNASISYVIEQSDISGLNRILVREIGYKEGKNIKSSVIPALSYNSTDDFYLPRRGIIASTSFEFAGLGGDEKFVKNRTDFNYYLGFKEYIDYDFIFRYKANFGKIWDNGYIPINEKLYLGGVRSLRGFESRSVSPKVRGSDGEWYEIGGEMSFNNSVELSFPIIDRVKMRGVLFYDYGMIGVSNLNEIKRSSYGAGIEWITPIGPLQLIFAKAIDAKENDDTNKFEFTIGRRF, from the coding sequence ATGAAAAAATCTCTTTTTTTACTTTTTACAAGTCTTTGTTTAGCAAACGCACAGCAGATACAAAGCATAAATTTCAAGGGTCTTATCCACCTCTCTCCTGATGTTGCTAGAGAGATTAGCGGACTTCAAATAGGTAGCACACTAACTGGCGAAAATAGCGATAGAGCCATTTTAAATTTATACAAGCAGGGTTACTTTGATGATGTTTATATTAGCAGCGACGAGGCTGGAAATGTAACTATAAATTTAAAAGAGAAGCCAAGCATTGCCAGGCTTGATCTAAAGGGCGTAGTCACGAACGACAAAACAGCCATAGAGTCGCTAATCCACATAAAACCGGGCAATATGTATGATGAGCTAAGCATTGAAAAGACAAAAGATAGAATACGCCAGTATTACGAATCAAAGGGCTATTACGATACGGTTATAGATGTTGAGAAAACTCCGGTTGCTGAAAACGATAGTGCACTTTTTGTAACGCTTAACATAAATCGCGGCGAAAATATGATAATAGACAGGGTAAATTTAATCGGTGCTACAAAATTTGGCTATAGCGACGTAGAGCCTATCGTAGCAAACAAAAGCCGTGAATTTATGGGCTGGATGTGGGGTAGAAATGATGGAAAAGTCAAACTTTACGAGCTTGAGAGTGACCCATTTAGGATACAAGATAAGTACTTTCAAAAGGGCTATCTAGACGCAACGGTATCTGCACCTTACCTAAACGCCTCTTTTAATAACTACAAAGCCGAGCTAACCTACTACATCAAAGAGGGAGAACCATATAGCGTATCTAGCGTTAGCATAAATGCTCCAGAATTTTTAGATCTTAATAAAGATGAAATTTTGGATGATTTTAAACTAGAAGCTGGAGATACCATGAACTCCGAGCATTTAAGACGAGATATGAAAAAACTTGATGATTTGGTAGCCAATAAGGGATATGCTTTTGTTAAAGTCTATCCAAAAACAGATAAATTTGACGATAACCACACCGTAAACATAGAGTATGAGATCGATCCAGGCGAGCAAGTTTACATTAGAGATGTTAAAATTTCAGGAAACGAACGCACGGTTGACCGCGTTATACGCCGTGAGATGTATATAACGGAGGGAAATTTATACAACAGAACAGACCTTCAAGACTCTATTGACGCGCTAAAAAGAACGAGCTATTTTGACGAAGTTGATATAAAAGAGGAGAGAGTGGATAAAAACACTGTCGATCTAGTAATTGACGTAAAAGAGGCCTCTACTGGCTCAATTAGCGGCGGTATCGGGTATGGAAGCTCTGACGGACTGCTTTTAAATGCGAGCTTATCTGATACAAACATCTTTGGCTCAGGACTAAAAGGCACAATAAGCGTAGATAAAAGCGACAATGAGTTATCTGGACAGATAAGCCTTACAAATCCTAGAATTTTTGATAGTAAATATAGTCTTGGTGGCTCTATATACGCAAATAACTATAATTGGGATAACTATAAAGAAAAATCTTATGGCTTTAGCACAACGCTTGGCAGAAAGATAACTAGAAATTTAAACGCATCTATTAGCTATGTTATAGAACAAAGTGATATTAGTGGACTGAATCGAATATTAGTTCGTGAAATTGGCTACAAAGAGGGTAAAAATATAAAAAGCTCGGTTATACCGGCTCTATCTTATAATAGCACAGATGATTTTTACCTACCTCGTCGTGGTATCATAGCCAGTACATCTTTTGAGTTTGCAGGGCTTGGCGGAGATGAGAAATTTGTAAAAAACAGGACAGACTTTAACTACTATCTTGGCTTTAAAGAGTATATAGATTATGACTTTATCTTTAGATATAAGGCAAATTTTGGCAAAATTTGGGATAATGGCTACATACCAATCAACGAAAAACTATACCTTGGTGGTGTAAGAAGCCTACGTGGTTTTGAAAGTAGAAGTGTTTCGCCAAAGGTAAGAGGTAGTGATGGCGAATGGTATGAGATAGGCGGAGAGATGTCGTTTAATAACTCCGTTGAGCTAAGCTTTCCTATAATTGACCGCGTAAAAATGCGTGGCGTTTTGTTTTACGACTATGGCATGATAGGTGTTAGCAATTTAAATGAGATAAAACGCTCAAGCTATGGGGCTGGAATTGAGTGGATTACACCTATTGGACCACTTCAGCTGATATTTGCTAAAGCAATAGACGCTAAAGAAAATGACGATACAAATAAGTTTGAATTTACTATCGGCAGACGCTTTTAA
- a CDS encoding M23 family metallopeptidase — MRKNSASMKFLGFLVILAIICAGAFAVLNSQAFEKNSPKVEINDTIYWNLKTPMSIKFTDDVGIKFVRISMSDGQNEINMLNQVLQTPMSAFDVNLTFPKTGFFSNKKDSYDMNIEAVDTSKWNFFGGNKTQKKVKVILDTTRPELYILSQSYSISRGGAAVVIFKANDSSLSDVFVQTNYGKRFEVTPFYKDGYYTSLVVWPVKESNFVADVVARDSAGNESKAHVRYFLENVKYRSSTIALKDNFLDGKIETLANKYAKDMELDRLAKMKFVNETLRDLNDNKIIEMTTKTTKEMMSDFNINTFYPLRNGKKVADFADHRFYTYNGQQVSESWHMGIDFASVAQAPILSSNPGRVVFAEDNGIYGLNVLIDHGFGLYSLYGHCTNLNVDLGSEVRAGTQIGTTGTTGLALGDHLHFGILIQGEEVRPQQWMDKKWIKDNITSVMSAAKAMIDKN; from the coding sequence TTGAGAAAAAATAGTGCATCTATGAAATTTTTAGGGTTTTTGGTTATTTTAGCGATTATTTGTGCGGGTGCTTTTGCTGTGCTAAACTCACAGGCTTTTGAAAAAAACAGCCCAAAAGTGGAGATAAATGACACTATTTATTGGAATTTAAAAACTCCTATGAGCATTAAATTTACAGATGATGTTGGCATTAAATTTGTAAGAATCAGTATGAGCGATGGGCAAAATGAGATAAATATGCTAAATCAAGTTTTGCAAACTCCAATGAGTGCGTTTGATGTAAATTTAACTTTCCCAAAAACCGGCTTTTTTAGCAACAAAAAAGATAGCTATGATATGAATATAGAAGCGGTAGATACTAGCAAGTGGAATTTTTTTGGCGGAAACAAGACACAAAAAAAGGTTAAGGTTATACTTGACACCACAAGACCTGAGCTATATATCCTATCGCAGTCATACTCAATCTCTAGAGGCGGGGCTGCTGTCGTGATTTTTAAGGCAAATGATAGTAGCTTAAGCGATGTTTTTGTGCAGACAAATTATGGCAAACGCTTTGAAGTTACCCCATTTTATAAGGACGGCTATTACACTTCTTTGGTCGTTTGGCCGGTTAAAGAGAGTAACTTTGTTGCAGATGTCGTAGCAAGAGATAGTGCAGGTAACGAGAGTAAGGCACACGTTAGATACTTTTTAGAAAATGTAAAATATAGGTCATCAACGATAGCTTTAAAAGATAATTTTTTAGACGGCAAGATAGAAACATTGGCTAACAAATATGCTAAGGATATGGAGCTTGACAGACTTGCTAAGATGAAATTTGTGAATGAAACATTGCGCGATTTAAATGATAATAAAATAATTGAAATGACAACCAAAACAACAAAAGAGATGATGAGTGATTTTAATATAAACACCTTTTATCCGCTTAGAAATGGAAAAAAGGTTGCTGACTTTGCTGACCATCGTTTTTATACCTATAATGGACAGCAAGTTAGCGAATCTTGGCATATGGGAATAGATTTTGCTAGTGTGGCACAAGCGCCGATATTAAGCAGTAACCCAGGCAGGGTGGTATTTGCAGAGGATAATGGAATTTATGGCTTAAATGTGCTAATAGATCACGGATTTGGGTTGTATTCACTATATGGACACTGCACAAATTTAAATGTGGATTTGGGTAGTGAAGTAAGGGCTGGAACGCAGATAGGAACGACTGGAACTACGGGCTTAGCACTTGGAGATCATCTGCATTTTGGGATATTGATACAAGGCGAAGAGGTACGTCCTCAGCAGTGGATGGATAAAAAATGGATAAAAGATAACATAACAAGCGTTATGAGTGCCGCAAAGGCGATGATAGATAAGAATTAA
- a CDS encoding glycoprotease: MLVGLYSNGTKFDEIISSEHTSEALIEVLDELSQRYSITKIIYANTPGSFMGLKVAYVILKTFCLVKECEFYAVSGFELNGGGAIRANRSLSFVAKNNHIVLEQKEPSGFVLPQNLEILNLKKDTLPEYIIQAV, from the coding sequence ATGCTTGTTGGACTTTATAGTAATGGCACTAAATTTGATGAGATTATTAGCAGTGAGCATACTAGTGAAGCCCTTATAGAGGTGCTAGACGAGCTTAGTCAACGATATAGCATCACTAAAATTATATACGCAAATACTCCAGGGAGCTTTATGGGGCTTAAGGTTGCCTATGTCATACTTAAGACGTTTTGCTTGGTTAAAGAGTGTGAATTTTACGCTGTTAGTGGTTTTGAGTTAAATGGCGGTGGAGCTATTAGAGCAAACAGATCGCTAAGTTTTGTCGCCAAAAATAACCATATCGTTTTGGAGCAAAAAGAGCCTAGCGGGTTTGTCCTGCCACAAAATTTAGAGATTTTAAATTTAAAAAAAGATACACTTCCTGAGTATATCATACAAGCGGTTTAG
- the infB gene encoding translation initiation factor IF-2, producing the protein MANIRISEIANEIGYPAKEVLEKAQELGLKVKTHSNAVTPEDAEAIYEYITTGVIPDKFQKKKSESKPKKESAKATKDKDTTTSSKKESTKKESKKESKTKEPVKSAQPKNEELKVVKEEPKQEVAPEPQKPKESLADISLQKRRGLVIVKKKSEDTPPVKSTQASQSEPIIPKNLENMFSNVSDLGAKKKKKDLKKQPVSSKKDSSQKMDFLGGSDFADIVLEDENEVVLPDFSFKTPSYQQEKQNQNTKIQNQARNVSNNNINIFAEGGLHRRARKKHKKPENKQNSEAVTSVDIPKEIRVYEFAEKLNKQPSEIIGKLFMLGMMTTKNDFLDEDAIEILADEFNVEVNIIDTQEEFDYVKAYEDEQDERNLTPRVPVITIMGHVDHGKTSLLDYIRKSRVASGEAGGITQHVGAYMVNKNGKNITFIDTPGHEAFTAMRARGAGVTDIVIIVVAADDGVKPQTKEAVAHAKAAGVPIIVAINKMDKENANPDLVKTGLAELDIMPTEWGGANEFVPISAKTGMGIDDLLEIVLLQAEILELKANAKTNAKASVIESSVQKGRGPVATVIVENGTLKVGDTIVAGVAYGRLRTLLDDQGRPLKEIRPGECGVIVGLSEVPEAGETLISVKSDKEAREYASKKAEYLRQKELSKSTKVSIDELSAKIAEGELKTLPVIVKADVQGSLEALKVSLDKLANDEIKVNIIHSGVGGITQNDIALATASSNCVILGFNIRPTGEIKEKAKESGVQIKTYNVIYNLIDDVKALLSGMMSPIIREEQLGQAVVRQVINVPKIGAIAGCLVTEGVISRGAKIRLIRDGVVVHEGTISSLKRFKDDAKEVAKGYECGVGIEGYNNIRENDYIESFKEIEEQAKI; encoded by the coding sequence ATGGCAAATATTAGAATTTCAGAAATCGCAAATGAGATAGGCTATCCAGCCAAAGAGGTGCTAGAAAAGGCACAAGAGCTCGGGCTAAAGGTAAAAACACACTCAAATGCGGTTACACCAGAGGACGCTGAAGCTATATACGAATACATTACAACAGGCGTCATACCAGATAAATTTCAAAAGAAAAAAAGCGAGAGTAAACCCAAAAAAGAGAGTGCAAAAGCCACTAAAGACAAAGATACGACAACCTCTAGCAAAAAAGAAAGCACGAAAAAAGAGAGTAAAAAAGAGAGCAAAACAAAAGAGCCAGTTAAATCCGCCCAGCCTAAAAACGAGGAGCTAAAGGTAGTTAAAGAGGAGCCTAAACAAGAGGTTGCACCAGAGCCACAAAAGCCAAAGGAGAGTCTAGCTGACATTAGTTTGCAAAAGCGTAGAGGTCTTGTAATAGTAAAGAAAAAGAGCGAGGATACGCCTCCTGTAAAAAGCACACAAGCTAGCCAAAGTGAGCCGATAATACCTAAAAATTTAGAAAATATGTTTTCAAATGTTAGTGATTTGGGTGCTAAGAAAAAGAAAAAAGATCTGAAAAAACAGCCAGTTAGCTCCAAAAAAGATAGCAGTCAGAAGATGGATTTTCTAGGTGGGAGCGATTTTGCTGACATTGTTTTAGAGGATGAAAATGAAGTTGTTTTACCAGATTTTAGCTTTAAAACACCAAGTTATCAGCAAGAAAAACAAAATCAAAACACAAAGATACAAAACCAAGCAAGAAACGTTTCAAATAACAACATAAATATCTTTGCTGAAGGTGGTTTGCATCGCCGTGCTCGTAAAAAGCATAAAAAACCAGAAAATAAGCAAAATAGCGAAGCGGTAACTTCAGTAGATATTCCAAAAGAGATACGTGTATATGAATTTGCGGAGAAACTAAATAAACAGCCAAGCGAGATTATCGGAAAGCTTTTTATGCTTGGTATGATGACGACAAAAAACGACTTTTTAGATGAAGATGCGATTGAAATTTTAGCCGATGAGTTTAATGTTGAAGTAAATATCATCGATACTCAAGAGGAATTTGACTATGTAAAAGCTTATGAAGATGAGCAAGATGAGCGTAATCTAACTCCTAGAGTGCCAGTTATCACGATTATGGGTCACGTCGATCACGGAAAAACATCTTTACTAGATTACATTAGAAAATCACGCGTAGCAAGTGGCGAGGCTGGTGGTATCACGCAGCACGTTGGTGCATATATGGTAAATAAAAATGGCAAAAACATCACATTTATCGATACGCCAGGACACGAAGCCTTTACCGCTATGAGAGCACGTGGTGCTGGTGTTACTGATATTGTTATAATCGTCGTTGCAGCAGATGACGGCGTTAAACCGCAAACAAAAGAGGCTGTTGCTCACGCAAAAGCCGCTGGTGTACCTATAATAGTAGCAATAAATAAAATGGATAAAGAAAATGCAAACCCAGATTTAGTAAAAACTGGACTTGCTGAGCTAGATATAATGCCAACAGAGTGGGGTGGGGCTAACGAATTTGTGCCAATAAGTGCCAAAACTGGTATGGGTATAGATGATTTACTGGAGATAGTTCTTTTACAGGCTGAAATTTTAGAGCTAAAGGCTAATGCAAAAACCAACGCAAAAGCTAGTGTGATTGAAAGCTCTGTGCAAAAAGGTAGAGGTCCAGTCGCTACTGTTATAGTAGAAAACGGCACCTTAAAAGTTGGCGATACTATTGTTGCGGGTGTTGCATATGGACGCCTAAGAACCTTGCTTGATGATCAAGGTAGACCTTTAAAAGAGATAAGACCAGGAGAGTGTGGCGTGATTGTCGGACTTAGCGAAGTTCCTGAAGCTGGAGAGACGCTAATAAGCGTAAAAAGCGACAAAGAAGCCAGAGAATATGCATCAAAAAAAGCTGAATATCTACGTCAAAAAGAGCTTAGTAAAAGTACAAAAGTTAGTATCGATGAGCTTAGTGCTAAGATTGCTGAAGGCGAGTTAAAAACTCTACCTGTTATCGTAAAAGCCGATGTGCAAGGCTCTCTTGAGGCTTTAAAGGTGAGCCTTGATAAACTTGCAAATGATGAGATTAAGGTAAATATTATCCATTCTGGCGTTGGCGGAATTACGCAAAATGACATAGCTCTTGCCACGGCTAGTTCAAATTGTGTTATTTTGGGCTTTAACATACGTCCAACAGGCGAAATAAAAGAAAAAGCAAAAGAGAGTGGCGTCCAGATAAAGACATACAACGTTATTTATAATCTAATCGATGATGTAAAGGCACTACTAAGCGGTATGATGTCGCCTATTATAAGAGAGGAGCAACTTGGTCAAGCTGTTGTTCGTCAAGTTATTAATGTGCCAAAAATAGGTGCGATAGCTGGTTGTTTGGTTACTGAGGGTGTGATTAGTAGGGGTGCCAAAATACGTCTTATCCGTGATGGCGTCGTTGTTCACGAGGGCACGATAAGCTCACTTAAACGCTTTAAAGATGACGCAAAAGAGGTTGCTAAAGGCTATGAGTGTGGTGTGGGCATTGAAGGGTATAACAATATCCGTGAAAATGACTACATTGAAAGCTTTAAAGAGATAGAAGAACAGGCAAAAATATGA
- the lpxC gene encoding UDP-3-O-acyl-N-acetylglucosamine deacetylase → MKQTTIAKSVQTVGIGLHKGEPISLRLEPLEANMGIVFTRTDLGISFRAEPANVVNTQMATVVGNQNGFVSTIEHLLSAINGYGIDNIRILLDANEIPVMDGSAISFCMLLDEAGVRQLDESKKVLVIKREVEVRQGDKFVRATPSNNPKFDYTIKFDHPVIGEQRYVFEFSKRNFIEQIARARTFGFLKDLQKLQSQNLALGASLDNAVAIDDTRILNPEGLRFDNEFVRHKILDAIGDLALLKMPLMGDYTAFAGSHDLNHKLTLAIMADEKNYEIVRVDEKFSKEYQKAFA, encoded by the coding sequence GTGAAACAGACAACCATAGCAAAGAGCGTTCAAACTGTCGGCATAGGGTTACATAAGGGTGAGCCGATTAGCCTTAGACTAGAGCCACTTGAAGCTAATATGGGCATAGTTTTTACAAGAACCGATCTTGGCATTAGTTTTAGAGCAGAACCAGCAAATGTTGTAAATACGCAAATGGCGACCGTTGTTGGCAACCAAAATGGCTTTGTTAGTACGATAGAGCATTTATTAAGTGCTATAAATGGATATGGCATAGATAATATAAGAATTTTGCTTGACGCAAATGAAATTCCCGTAATGGACGGCTCGGCGATTAGCTTTTGTATGTTGCTTGATGAGGCTGGGGTTAGACAACTTGATGAGAGTAAAAAAGTGCTTGTTATTAAGCGTGAAGTTGAGGTTAGGCAGGGTGATAAATTTGTAAGAGCAACTCCGTCTAATAACCCAAAATTTGACTACACGATTAAATTTGACCATCCGGTTATAGGCGAACAAAGATATGTTTTTGAGTTTAGTAAGCGAAATTTTATAGAGCAGATAGCAAGAGCTAGGACATTTGGTTTTTTAAAAGATTTGCAAAAGCTACAATCTCAAAATTTAGCACTTGGCGCGTCCCTTGATAATGCAGTAGCTATCGATGATACTCGCATATTAAATCCGGAGGGGCTTAGGTTTGATAATGAGTTTGTTAGACACAAAATTTTAGACGCCATAGGGGATCTTGCTTTGTTAAAAATGCCTTTAATGGGCGATTATACGGCATTTGCTGGTAGTCACGATTTAAATCATAAGCTCACGCTTGCAATTATGGCTGATGAGAAAAACTACGAGATAGTAAGGGTCGATGAGAAATTTTCAAAAGAGTATCAAAAGGCGTTTGCATAA
- a CDS encoding DUF448 domain-containing protein — protein MRKSNPIRTCVVCRAKLPQQQLSRYRLKGDDIECGKGFGRSFYMCDECLKKDEKILKKILNKYTKGVSSLLSNLKEILLNGKY, from the coding sequence ATGAGAAAATCAAATCCGATAAGAACTTGTGTCGTTTGTAGAGCAAAATTGCCCCAGCAACAGCTAAGCAGATACCGATTAAAAGGCGATGATATAGAGTGTGGCAAGGGATTTGGGCGTAGTTTTTATATGTGCGACGAGTGCTTAAAAAAAGATGAAAAAATACTAAAAAAAATACTTAATAAATATACAAAAGGTGTCAGCAGTTTGCTGTCAAATTTAAAGGAGATACTCTTAAATGGCAAATATTAG
- a CDS encoding prephenate dehydrogenase: MKVGIIGLGLIGGSLGLALKDEKLISCVSGFDMSKEHEKQALELGLVHEILTFDELKKKCDIIFLAIPVEAIIKISKELSDIDENTTIIDLGSTKQKIIDSVPLSIRKNFIPAHPMAGTEFSGPSAAQKGLYKDAVVVVCDFEESSEKHVKRAVELFSHLGMKIVFMSAAEHDHHVGIISHLPHAIAFSLANGVLKQEDTRHIMALGGPTFRGMIRVAKSSPTMWGDIFKQNKENILCAIDMFKNELSQCEELVRQERWDDINKWMSEARKIREIL; this comes from the coding sequence ATGAAAGTAGGTATTATAGGTCTTGGACTTATAGGTGGCTCACTCGGTCTTGCTTTAAAAGATGAAAAGCTTATATCTTGTGTGAGTGGATTTGATATGAGTAAAGAGCACGAAAAACAGGCTTTAGAACTTGGTTTGGTGCACGAAATTTTAACGTTTGATGAGCTTAAGAAAAAGTGCGATATCATATTTTTAGCTATTCCGGTTGAGGCTATAATTAAAATTTCAAAAGAGCTCTCAGATATCGATGAAAACACCACTATAATAGATCTAGGCTCGACAAAACAAAAGATTATAGACTCAGTCCCACTAAGTATACGTAAAAATTTTATACCAGCTCACCCTATGGCTGGAACAGAATTTTCAGGACCTAGCGCCGCACAAAAGGGGCTTTATAAAGACGCGGTCGTTGTGGTTTGCGACTTTGAAGAGAGTAGCGAAAAACACGTAAAAAGAGCGGTTGAGCTGTTTTCTCATCTTGGTATGAAGATAGTTTTTATGAGTGCTGCTGAGCACGATCATCACGTTGGGATCATATCTCATCTGCCACATGCGATTGCCTTTTCTTTGGCAAATGGAGTTTTAAAACAAGAAGATACTCGCCACATTATGGCACTTGGAGGTCCTACTTTTAGGGGTATGATACGTGTCGCAAAAAGCTCTCCTACTATGTGGGGTGATATTTTTAAGCAAAATAAAGAGAATATTTTATGTGCTATTGATATGTTTAAAAATGAGCTTAGCCAGTGCGAAGAGCTTGTAAGACAAGAGCGTTGGGACGATATAAATAAATGGATGAGTGAAGCTAGAAAGATAAGAGAAATTTTATAA